cattgaTTTAAGcttcttaaattttataatttgtatgTAAGATTTATAATGATTTAAgccaaatattaattaaaataaaagtattatatTACATGTGTcttgtaatataaaaaataataaaattaattaaagacatataattaaattgacTAAGTATggttaataaaaaattacatataggtaaaataaagaaattgcaTGTTAAATTCATTAGGCAAAAATGAGACAacgttattatttttttaacaataaatattaatgttagaattatattaaaaatgatgatTAAATTCGAAACCTATTTATTACTTTATCTATTAACTCATTCGTTGTAACACCACGTTAATCTTATATCCCAtgttatgttgttttcataTCTAGTTCATTCATAATGAAGCAGGTCAAGTAAggaaaatcgattttaaatcaaattgagTGATAGTGTGTCCGTTTgttcaagatttttttttaaaaagtaatttttataatattttatctttttgttataatatttttttttaaaagaagtttaaaattaaagtttcaaatgaaaaattagtttaaatagtttatctcaaaatataattttaagtattttatctattttttataatttttctgaaataatgaaattttaaaaaatgattaaaatgaaaagctattttgaaaattttttcataaaaattatttttaaaagatacctttaaaaaaaattgatatttattatgttaaaatatctaataatgaatattttagttattgaatatcaaaattattttttttaaccgataacaaaaaaatttaaaataattctactatttttaagtagattttcataaaaatcattttaaaaagtataaagtcaaaatcactttttaaattttaaacaaaccTATCTAATATCCTATTTTGTAAAGACAAGGTGCCTCATAATTTTGGTCCTGTATTATTCAATCACCATTTTTGGAAAAGTGAAAATTCACAATATATACAATTTCTTGGATTCTAGTGTTCTTTACATGTGTACTCTAAAGTCTTAGTCACGAATACATGTTGTAATGGGAATTTAATAAAGAACATGATACCATTATAATGCATTTAGGAAtcacattcaattaattcacgGTTTAACTTTTATACAAGGTCGGTAGTAAaaagtttataataatttaCTATGTCAACCAATCACAACAAATTACATAATCTTTATACTGTATATGAATTAATTCCATTAATTAAGTGATCAACTTGtatataagttatatatatataatatgcaTGTGTTGAGCTTCTTTGTGAGCTTCTAAAATAAGGCCATCATTAAAGTAATGGAGCAAAAAAACTTTTCTCTTCTGTTCTTGTACAGAGAGTTCAAACCACACATTTTCATGGTCCTAAGCCAAGTGGGTTATACCTTCTTATATTTTATCACTGAAGCATCCTTCAATCATGGAATGAGTCCTTACGTCTATGTTACTTATCGCCATGTTGTGGCTGGCGTTGTTATGTTCCCCTTTGCGTACTTTTTAGAGAGGTAAATGCGCTATAAGCCATCGTGAAACCAAACATAACATTAGTTATACATGAATTCTAGGTGAATTACTTACTGATTCTTAGTGTTTAGTGTGGTGCTATGCATTTCCATTCTTTGATTTATGAACCCTTTAATCAGTGCGAATCAATGTTTGTGTTATCGATCCATATATGGCTGCATTTAATTGttgaatttttcatttaaattctaagtcattttaattaatatgtttgttttaaataaaaatttgaatttcgtATGATCGTAGATGATTGAACATTAATCACTTTTGTGATGATAATTGTACTTGTTTTTCTTGCAGAAAAATAAGACCAAAGCTGACGTGTTCTCTTTTTATGGAATTTTTTGTGCTTTCAGTGTTGGGGTAAGtactactaataaaaaaatgcataatattACACTATATAGAAGTATATGGAAACATAATTTGTAGTAtatcattaaatatttatgtacACTTTATGCAACCTATAAATTCATTAGACACCGTGCgagatatataaataaagagagtgGTGTGattaatatattgataataCAACTCAAAATATAGAGgtataagataaatttaaaaatgatattttttagagtctataatagtattttaaaaaaattattaaaaaatttatgaaaaattatttttagacacttagaataaaatatcatttattaaatcttctataacattttttttaattcataattaaatcaattaatttaacatttgtTGGGACAATATTAGTTTTAGATACTATTTTTTCGATTTGAAAATATTAGACTATGATGCTTTTTTgttaagtataattttttttaggcattttttattaagtaaaaaattatttaattttagagaTAGTTGCTTTGGTGACTTTACCTCTTGGCCGATCATATGGTGATGCGataaaaagagagaaatatagagaaaaatatGGTGATGCGataaaaagagagaaatatagagaaaaatgaGGTGTTATGAGCCTAGGAAAATTGTGGATTTCAAATATAACAAGTCATTAAATATTAATGCAGGATAAGTTTGACTCTCAATGTGTACTTTGCATGCCTGAGGGACACTTCTCCAACCTTTGTTGCTTCCGTGATCAACACCATAGCTTCCCTTACCTTCATTATTGCAGTGGTACTCAGGTTCACAATTCTTAATCAAATACATGTACTTTTTGCTTATAATTTGTTACGGAAAGAGTAATGGTTTTGaagtatttataaatttattttatccatAAGAGAATTGACTTAAATGCAGGTTTGAGGTTGTTGATCTTCGAAATCCTCATGGTATAGCAAAAGTTATTGGGAGTTTGATATCTTTAGCTGGTGTTATGATGATAACACTATACAAGGGACCTATTATGAAAGATTTGTGGCGTCCTTTAATACATATTCAACCAAAAAGTGGTCCTATCAATGATAGTGGGTTAAAGGGTTCACTTCTTACAGTTGCATGTTGTTTTACATGGTCTTTATGGTACATTATGCAGGTTCTCACCTTAACTCAATACTAGTTTTTAACTGGCAAATGTTAATAAGGATTGAAGGAACTGATTAAAGATTCTAAAAAGTAGAAAATCTTCATTAAAAGtgcaacatttttattttatctttgcaTTGAATGATGCATTTTTCAATCAAagttttctcatttttttagttttttaaccATATGCTAAGGATGCTTGTTAGCTTTGCTCTTATAAGTTTTATGTGAACATTTTATGTCATGCATAAAGAATACAGACCAGTTTAAGAGTAAGGTTAAACAAACCATTGTTTTAAGCCTTAATGCACTCCTCTTAGCTAGTACATAATCCACTTACTTTTACTTTACAGTCTAATCTTCATTTTACAACTTAGCAAAAAGATAGCTTCTTTTTTCACCCCCGTGTTTTTAAAAAACCACACGGGTCTAAAAGTATACTTCcggatagaaaaaaaaaaactatttttttgtcTGAAAATATACTTCTACTTCGTTGATGTAAAAACTGCGTTTTTACTAGAACTATACTTCCATTCCAAATTCGCTTTAAGGGAGTGAGAACAGAAGCTCCACACAAAAATTGCACATAAAAAGTCTAGTCTTATGATTTGTTCACTACTTCATATAGTTTTAGAACTGAACTTGACTTGGGAAGGCCCTAAAAGAAATAGGTTGTTTTGTTGACAGTTTAAATAATggttttttgttatttttgttctttcatCAGTGGAACTGGAAATCATCACAACTCTAACATATAACTTGTAAATGGAAATTCAGGCATCCACTCTGAAAAGATACCCTGCTCAATTGTCACTCACTACATGGATGTGCTTCATTGGAGCAGCGCAATCAGCTCTTTTCACAGCCATAGCAGAACATAATAACCCTTCAGCTTGGATTATAGGCCTCAACATTGACTTGTGGTCCACAATATATGGTGTTAAGTATAATATAATCAGCTCATAGCATTGTACAGAAGTACCAAATCTAGAGAGTTCTTTCTAACATTATCAATCCTTAAAAATGACAGGGAATTGTTGTTGGTGGTTTGTTGATTTACATTCAACTATGGTGCACTGAGAAAAAAGGGCCAGTTTTTGTCACACTGTTTAACCCTCTTTCTACCATATTTGTGACAATTCTAGCATACTTCGTCCTCGGTGAAAAACTTTATTTGGGCAGGTAGCATACAATAACTCAATTCTTTTCAcattaacattattttttagtataattaattataattctgAAATTCGTTTCTCTTATAATTTTCAGCATCATAGGTTCATTTATTGTCATCATTGGTCTGTACTTGTTACTATGGGGGAAAGAAGGTGACAAAGAGGTTGATTTCAAAACCAAAGGTATATTGCAGCAAAATAATGAAGACCTAGAATGCAGAATATAGGACAGTAGATTTAGCTGGTAAGGTTTGAAGTGTACATCCAAGTGAGAAtagaataaattttgtagatCATGAAGATTTGTAGGCTTATTCTGGCTATACATTTTGTGCAAAATCAAGgcttcataaattttattttaagctACCTTTTTTacatgacaattttttttaatgtagaCCAACAAAAGCCCTAGCAATGCAAAACTTAAGATTAGGATAGTTCTGATTATTCATGCAATTAAAAACTTGACATTAAATCAGAATAGTTATACTTACCAAGCAGTACAACcagcaaacaaaaaaaaaactcaatcaaaGGTGAAAGAAAGGATGAAGAACATGGTAGATAAATTACATCaactttcttttaatttaaaagactTATAACACTTATTTACTTAAAGATGAAACTTTAATCAAATAAGTATGGAATTTTACAAGACCAATTACATTA
The genomic region above belongs to Cicer arietinum cultivar CDC Frontier isolate Library 1 chromosome 4, Cicar.CDCFrontier_v2.0, whole genome shotgun sequence and contains:
- the LOC101515211 gene encoding WAT1-related protein At5g07050-like, yielding MEQKNFSLLFLYREFKPHIFMVLSQVGYTFLYFITEASFNHGMSPYVYVTYRHVVAGVVMFPFAYFLERKIRPKLTCSLFMEFFVLSVLGISLTLNVYFACLRDTSPTFVASVINTIASLTFIIAVVLRFEVVDLRNPHGIAKVIGSLISLAGVMMITLYKGPIMKDLWRPLIHIQPKSGPINDSGLKGSLLTVACCFTWSLWYIMQASTLKRYPAQLSLTTWMCFIGAAQSALFTAIAEHNNPSAWIIGLNIDLWSTIYGGIVVGGLLIYIQLWCTEKKGPVFVTLFNPLSTIFVTILAYFVLGEKLYLGSIIGSFIVIIGLYLLLWGKEGDKEVDFKTKGILQQNNEDLECRI